In Fluviispira sanaruensis, a genomic segment contains:
- a CDS encoding enoyl-CoA hydratase/isomerase family protein, whose translation MSDNIIQFEIKDKKAYLEINRPKALNALNKNVLAEIKKCCDILKNNSSVHILIVSGSGDKSFVAGADIKELQELHNKNREGENFSKWGAEIFNSLEQLPQITIARIQGFALGGGLELALACDFIIASENARFSLPEVTLGLIPGFSGTQRLRKRLGTARAIEWIATAERYSASEAYTFGLINHVVKHEDLVFFTEQIADKIIKNSPLAVKTAKLVIRSGENCNFQEACDIESHQFGHLLNQAESVEGISAFIEKRPAQF comes from the coding sequence ATGTCAGACAATATCATTCAGTTTGAAATAAAAGATAAAAAGGCATATTTAGAGATCAATCGTCCCAAAGCTTTAAATGCATTAAACAAAAATGTTTTAGCAGAAATTAAAAAATGTTGCGATATTTTGAAAAATAATAGTTCAGTTCATATTTTAATTGTTAGCGGATCGGGTGACAAATCGTTTGTTGCTGGAGCCGATATAAAAGAATTACAAGAATTGCATAATAAAAATAGAGAAGGTGAAAACTTTTCCAAGTGGGGTGCTGAAATCTTTAATTCACTTGAGCAGCTCCCACAAATTACCATTGCACGTATACAAGGCTTTGCTTTAGGAGGAGGGCTTGAACTTGCCCTTGCATGTGATTTTATTATTGCATCTGAAAATGCACGTTTTTCATTGCCTGAAGTGACTCTAGGGCTCATTCCAGGGTTTTCAGGAACGCAGAGGTTAAGAAAACGTTTAGGAACAGCACGGGCCATTGAATGGATTGCAACTGCTGAGAGATACTCTGCATCCGAGGCATATACCTTTGGGTTGATCAATCATGTTGTTAAACATGAAGATCTTGTTTTTTTTACAGAACAAATCGCTGATAAAATAATTAAAAATTCACCCTTAGCTGTAAAAACAGCAAAACTCGTTATTCGTTCTGGCGAAAACTGCAATTTTCAAGAAGCTTGTGATATAGAATCACATCAGTTCGGTCATTTATTAAACCAAGCTGAGTCTGTTGAAGGAATCAGTGCGTTTATTGAAAAAAGACCCGCTCAATTTTGA
- a CDS encoding ATP-binding protein has translation MYSKKVKAKKKREYLNSIIFSILKRSIVFPSIIIALISIIFIFVIFVYNNNKQIKSALLKIKTISKLYENSIIVSYNSSELYYKKEGYQIEANNKISVMVYANEITDIRKKNDCIDPEVYNIIFKNSYICYIKKVNYSRHSFYYLIKEKYDNKYIIYFQFILIFFFFITLSFLLSLFFINQDKILLQLKMDSKRFDDCLNLINKGDYKKTKGILNKITIYELYNAILKISNFNQKKQIVNNEVEKKSIIIHDLSKFINCIPIDLTKDNFDYELMISFIVNMRNLLRQNYDTINKYDIRKCIIEGASVLIANKIEIDLSKIKSHIFIGNENAMIQVFINIFSNILEHSYIALVKVYLKTSLETIDNNIFYVFIVKNTGSFVNINTNDDIFLKNFTTQENKNKRFGTGLYFCKNIIESYGGRVSYKSKENNHVNDSYFQLKIEIPAFSNVNEPCKNIKKNDLKRLEENKIQYIDNFVISVLEDDKFLLKKWKEFLGETKVYYYEDPQDFILDYKDNSDVSKTNLIITDYYFNNKPVDKLLDFEFLKEVMGFSGKIFLHTCIKSFIDHKNNFDYIIDSKDIYFSKEKLFLIFNNFNEFD, from the coding sequence ATGTACAGTAAAAAAGTTAAAGCAAAGAAAAAAAGAGAATATTTAAATTCAATTATATTTTCAATTTTAAAAAGATCAATAGTTTTTCCGTCTATAATTATAGCATTGATTTCTATTATTTTTATTTTTGTAATTTTTGTTTATAACAATAACAAGCAGATAAAGTCTGCCTTATTAAAAATAAAAACAATTTCTAAACTATATGAGAATTCAATTATTGTATCTTATAATAGCAGTGAACTCTATTATAAGAAAGAAGGGTATCAAATTGAAGCAAACAATAAAATTTCAGTTATGGTCTATGCAAACGAAATTACGGATATAAGAAAAAAAAATGATTGCATTGATCCTGAAGTATATAACATTATTTTTAAAAATTCTTATATTTGTTACATAAAAAAAGTAAATTACTCTAGGCATAGCTTTTACTATCTTATAAAAGAAAAATATGACAATAAATACATAATATATTTTCAATTTATTTTAATATTTTTCTTCTTTATCACTCTTTCCTTTTTATTAAGCTTGTTTTTTATAAATCAAGATAAAATATTATTGCAATTAAAAATGGACTCTAAGCGTTTCGATGATTGCTTGAATTTGATCAATAAAGGTGATTATAAAAAAACGAAAGGAATATTAAATAAAATAACAATTTATGAGTTGTATAATGCAATTTTGAAAATATCTAATTTTAATCAAAAAAAGCAAATAGTAAATAATGAAGTAGAAAAAAAATCAATTATAATTCATGATCTTTCAAAATTTATAAATTGTATTCCAATTGATCTAACAAAAGATAATTTTGATTATGAATTAATGATAAGCTTTATAGTAAATATGAGGAATCTATTAAGACAAAATTACGATACAATAAATAAATATGATATTCGAAAGTGTATCATTGAAGGGGCTTCAGTACTTATTGCAAATAAAATAGAAATTGATTTGTCGAAAATAAAAAGCCATATTTTTATTGGCAATGAAAACGCAATGATCCAAGTATTTATTAATATATTTTCGAATATACTCGAACACTCCTATATTGCTCTTGTTAAAGTTTATTTAAAAACAAGTTTAGAGACGATTGATAACAATATATTTTATGTATTCATAGTTAAGAATACAGGTTCATTTGTTAATATAAATACAAATGATGATATATTTTTGAAAAACTTTACAACTCAAGAAAATAAAAACAAGAGATTCGGAACTGGTCTTTACTTTTGTAAAAATATTATTGAAAGTTACGGCGGGAGAGTTAGTTATAAGTCTAAAGAAAATAATCATGTGAATGATTCTTATTTTCAATTAAAAATAGAGATTCCTGCTTTTAGTAATGTTAATGAGCCCTGCAAAAATATCAAAAAAAATGATTTAAAAAGATTGGAAGAGAACAAAATTCAATATATTGATAACTTTGTTATTTCAGTGCTTGAGGATGACAAGTTTTTATTAAAGAAATGGAAAGAATTTCTTGGTGAAACAAAGGTTTATTATTATGAAGATCCGCAGGATTTTATTTTAGATTATAAGGATAATAGTGATGTTTCTAAAACGAACTTAATAATAACAGATTATTATTTTAATAATAAACCGGTGGATAAACTGTTGGATTTTGAATTTTTGAAAGAAGTTATGGGGTTTAGTGGAAAAATATTTTTGCATACCTGCATAAAAAGCTTTATAGATCATAAGAATAATTTTGATTATATTATAGATTCAAAAGATATTTATTTTAGTAAAGAGAAATTATTTCTTATTTTTAATAATTTCAATGAATTTGATTAA
- a CDS encoding DsbA family protein translates to MSSGKFIIGGVFIIAAIAGSIPLFFHDYKRFSNSNSTTPSAVSIPKSLDFSQNFSGDSLGTYSNATLKRSDLSSQERQSLFDAESKVYTIVEELLAKRYFDNVIKDYMKKKNIASLSTAQQMFLEEIQTVSSEEIKTFITQNADHPRLKGKPFNEQAAMVRNYLSEEKRNAYFKNFIADASAKGIIEVTGMPKPFQPKVKIDIGNSPSKGPNDAPVTIVEFADFQCPFCANANKVVEEILKEYKGKVRFVFKNFPITQIHPEAMNAAIAGECAFQQNKYWQMHDALFANNTKLGPTLYNKIAQNIGLNLNEFNKCKNDSSVKEKIANEIEYGQKLGINATPAFYINGTQLMGAQPKIEFDQIIKKELAAKN, encoded by the coding sequence ATGTCATCAGGAAAATTTATCATAGGTGGAGTCTTTATTATAGCAGCAATTGCAGGCTCAATTCCTCTTTTTTTTCACGACTACAAAAGATTTTCCAATTCAAACTCTACGACTCCGAGTGCAGTGAGCATACCAAAAAGCTTAGATTTTTCACAAAACTTTTCAGGTGATTCTTTAGGAACATATAGCAATGCAACTTTAAAACGTTCAGATCTTTCTTCTCAAGAACGTCAAAGTCTTTTTGATGCAGAGAGCAAAGTATATACCATAGTTGAAGAACTTTTAGCAAAAAGATATTTTGATAACGTCATAAAAGATTATATGAAGAAAAAAAATATCGCAAGTTTATCAACAGCACAGCAGATGTTTCTTGAAGAAATTCAAACTGTATCCTCCGAAGAAATCAAGACATTTATTACACAAAATGCAGACCATCCCCGCTTAAAAGGCAAGCCATTTAACGAACAGGCAGCTATGGTTCGCAATTATTTAAGTGAAGAAAAAAGAAATGCTTATTTTAAAAACTTTATTGCCGATGCGAGCGCAAAAGGAATAATTGAAGTCACGGGCATGCCAAAACCATTTCAGCCAAAAGTAAAAATTGATATTGGAAACTCTCCCAGTAAGGGTCCAAACGATGCGCCTGTTACAATAGTTGAATTTGCTGATTTCCAATGCCCTTTCTGCGCAAATGCTAACAAAGTTGTGGAAGAAATACTTAAGGAATATAAAGGAAAAGTCCGCTTTGTATTTAAAAACTTTCCTATTACACAAATTCATCCAGAAGCAATGAACGCTGCAATTGCTGGAGAATGCGCTTTTCAACAAAATAAGTATTGGCAAATGCATGATGCTTTATTCGCAAATAACACAAAACTTGGGCCAACTTTATACAATAAAATTGCACAAAATATTGGTCTAAATTTAAATGAATTTAATAAATGCAAAAATGATTCTTCAGTCAAAGAAAAAATTGCAAATGAAATAGAATATGGTCAGAAACTTGGTATCAACGCTACACCGGCATTTTATATCAATGGAACACAACTCATGGGAGCCCAACCTAAAATTGAATTCGACCAAATTATTAAAAAAGAACTTGCAGCAAAAAATTAA
- the metK gene encoding methionine adenosyltransferase — MFQRSLFLTPSSSPEITYFTSESVSEGHPDKVADQISDGILDELLAFDPKARVACEALCKTGLVVIAGEITLNTETVHNNEKKHSRKMQSYSDIARNVIKKIGYDDPNNGFEYRSCGVIVSIDQQSPDIAQGVNEGEGLHKEQGAGDQGMMFGYATNETPEYMPATLQYAHSVLRNLSKARKEGSVNWLRPDAKSQVTVEYHNGKMKRIDTVVVSTMHADGVSQETIRNFVIENIIKKTIPSHLLDSNTKYHINPTGKFVIGGPQGDCGLTGRKIIVDTYGGHGAHGGGAFSGKDPSKVDRSAAYMGRYIAKNIVAAGLAERALVQIAYAIGVAQPVSVNVNTYGTEKVERAKIENAVRKVFDMTPSGIVNTFDLLNPQNNNFTYHETASYGHFGRNHFPWEKLDKIDDLKHCV, encoded by the coding sequence ATGTTTCAACGCTCGCTTTTCTTGACCCCCTCTTCTTCTCCAGAAATTACATATTTTACTTCTGAAAGTGTCAGCGAAGGACATCCAGATAAAGTAGCCGATCAAATATCTGACGGAATTCTTGATGAATTATTAGCTTTCGACCCTAAAGCTCGTGTGGCTTGTGAAGCCTTGTGCAAAACTGGTCTTGTCGTCATTGCAGGAGAGATCACTTTAAACACGGAAACTGTTCACAATAACGAAAAAAAACATTCTCGTAAAATGCAAAGTTATTCAGATATAGCACGTAATGTTATTAAGAAAATCGGCTATGACGACCCAAATAATGGTTTCGAATATAGAAGCTGCGGTGTGATTGTTTCTATTGATCAACAATCTCCTGATATTGCTCAGGGCGTAAATGAAGGCGAAGGTTTACATAAAGAACAGGGCGCTGGCGATCAAGGTATGATGTTCGGATATGCGACAAACGAAACTCCTGAATACATGCCAGCTACTCTCCAATATGCTCACTCAGTCCTGCGCAATCTCTCAAAAGCAAGAAAAGAAGGCAGTGTAAATTGGCTGCGTCCAGATGCAAAATCCCAAGTGACTGTTGAATATCACAATGGGAAAATGAAACGAATTGACACCGTTGTTGTCAGCACAATGCACGCAGACGGAGTTTCCCAAGAAACTATTAGAAATTTCGTTATTGAAAATATTATTAAAAAAACAATCCCTTCACATCTTCTCGACTCAAACACAAAATACCACATAAATCCCACTGGTAAATTTGTAATTGGAGGTCCGCAGGGTGACTGTGGCTTAACAGGCCGTAAAATTATTGTTGATACCTATGGTGGTCACGGAGCACACGGTGGTGGTGCATTTTCAGGGAAAGATCCTTCTAAAGTAGACCGCTCTGCAGCCTATATGGGACGTTATATCGCTAAAAATATTGTTGCTGCTGGCTTAGCAGAAAGAGCTCTCGTACAAATTGCTTATGCAATCGGTGTCGCACAACCTGTAAGTGTGAATGTAAATACTTATGGAACAGAAAAAGTTGAAAGAGCAAAGATTGAAAATGCTGTGAGAAAAGTATTTGATATGACTCCTTCTGGCATAGTAAATACTTTTGATCTATTAAATCCACAAAATAATAATTTCACATATCACGAAACTGCTTCCTATGGTCATTTTGGCAGAAATCATTTTCCATGGGAAAAGTTAGATAAAATTGATGACCTTAAGCACTGTGTTTAA
- a CDS encoding 2Fe-2S iron-sulfur cluster-binding protein has product MEKVPSKEILAKLITVTVLNKTGKKIDEFQMRGGSNLWVFIRKRGLPIGSACSGVGVCGACHLKVTEKNPQSISEKNNFEKETLANNQKSPDERLACLCRVSGDITIQADYW; this is encoded by the coding sequence ATGGAAAAAGTTCCAAGCAAAGAAATTCTTGCAAAATTAATTACAGTAACAGTCCTGAATAAAACTGGAAAAAAAATAGATGAGTTTCAAATGCGGGGAGGCTCAAATCTATGGGTATTTATCCGAAAAAGGGGATTACCTATAGGTTCTGCTTGCTCTGGTGTTGGAGTTTGTGGTGCTTGTCACCTTAAGGTAACAGAGAAAAATCCTCAGTCTATTTCAGAAAAAAATAATTTTGAAAAAGAAACACTTGCGAATAATCAAAAATCACCTGACGAAAGATTAGCCTGCCTCTGCAGAGTGAGTGGTGATATCACAATCCAAGCTGATTATTGGTAA